A genomic window from Sulfurospirillum diekertiae includes:
- the ispG gene encoding flavodoxin-dependent (E)-4-hydroxy-3-methylbut-2-enyl-diphosphate synthase yields the protein MIKRYPTKQIFVGNVPIGGNAKIPVQSMTFSKTHDVEATVEQIRRLHFAGADIVRVAVPDYDDAHALKAIKERSTLPIVADIHFNYRLALIAAEVVDCIRINPGNIGNKERVKEVVKACNERKIPIRIGVNSGSLEKEFDEKYGPTAKGMVESALYNIKYLEDLGFTNMKVSLKASDVARTVEAYRMLRPLVEYPFHLGVTEAGTLFHSTIKSSIALGSLLLDGIGDTMRVSITGELEEEIKVGRAILKDSGVEAEGINIISCPTCGRLEANLVNAVAEVERRTKHIKVPLNISVMGCVVNAIGEAKHADVAIAFGKGQGLVMVKGEVIAKLKEKDLVDKFLEAVELAAKEYKA from the coding sequence ATGATCAAACGATACCCAACCAAACAAATTTTTGTGGGCAATGTGCCCATCGGTGGCAATGCCAAAATTCCTGTACAATCGATGACGTTTTCGAAAACCCATGATGTGGAAGCAACGGTAGAACAAATCAGACGGCTGCATTTTGCAGGAGCTGACATTGTGCGCGTGGCAGTGCCGGATTACGATGATGCGCATGCACTTAAAGCGATTAAAGAGCGTTCCACGTTACCTATCGTTGCGGACATCCACTTTAACTACCGTTTGGCGCTGATTGCTGCGGAAGTGGTCGATTGTATTCGCATCAATCCTGGCAATATTGGTAATAAAGAGCGTGTTAAAGAGGTCGTCAAAGCGTGCAATGAGCGAAAAATCCCCATTCGTATTGGCGTAAATAGTGGAAGTTTAGAAAAAGAGTTTGATGAGAAATATGGACCAACGGCGAAAGGTATGGTCGAATCAGCACTGTATAATATCAAATACCTTGAAGATTTGGGCTTTACCAATATGAAAGTTTCTCTCAAAGCGAGTGATGTTGCCCGTACCGTCGAAGCGTACCGTATGCTTCGACCTTTAGTGGAGTATCCGTTTCATCTCGGTGTTACGGAAGCGGGAACGTTGTTTCACTCAACCATTAAATCTTCCATCGCTTTAGGTTCTCTTCTCCTCGATGGTATTGGCGATACGATGCGTGTTTCCATTACAGGGGAGCTTGAAGAAGAGATCAAAGTCGGACGCGCTATTTTGAAAGATAGCGGTGTGGAAGCGGAAGGCATCAACATCATCTCTTGCCCAACCTGCGGACGTTTAGAAGCCAATCTTGTCAATGCAGTAGCTGAAGTTGAGCGTCGTACGAAACACATCAAAGTCCCTCTGAATATCTCAGTCATGGGCTGTGTGGTCAATGCCATCGGCGAAGCCAAACATGCTGATGTAGCGATTGCTTTTGGAAAAGGGCAAGGACTGGTCATGGTCAAAGGCGAAGTCATTGCAAAACTGAAAGAAAAAGACCTTGTCGATAAATTTTTAGAAGCCGTTGAGCTTGCCGCCAAGGAGTATAAAGCATGA
- a CDS encoding primosomal protein N', with translation MFYYHISLLKSPLSPLTYQSEQSLPLGTIVEVTLSKRTTQGVLIAEVEKPEFDCESISFTCKTFYPPKTVELARFIAEYYVCSLGEALSLFVPYTHHALHVNETTTIDITLSTEQQKAYDFIEAHPTSLLFGDTGSGKTEIYMKLFEQTIHEGKQAIFLLPEIGLTPQMKNRLKHHFGTHVAIWHSKISAKKKEQILSDIHEGKISIIAGTRSALFLPLEHLGLIVVDEEHDESYKSGNRPRYNAKDLALLFGQKLGCKVLLGSATPTLGSFHKIPTFRLKGTFFESQSYIMYDDGEHGLSFKMTQAIQKALDAHKQVIVFLPTRANFKYITCKNCGANVECPFCSVGMSLHHNMNALKCHYCNYTEVIPKVCPKCGCEDIVATRMGTAEVSQKLTEHYHEHVVQQFDRDEVRTEKKLSEILSDFNEHKIDIMVGTQMLSKGHDYHGVGLAVILGVDALLGMNDFRSREKTLALVLQIAGRAGRKGYGEVLIQSKNSDFFKQYLGDFEQFLKDELVFRKGLYPPFKKMLRLMSSHVKDEKAKALIDKVALIAQSFPQVEVVGFGKANIAKIANKYRYELLARSDSSKALLELAHAVKLLHVEADMDPLSFS, from the coding sequence GTGTTTTATTACCATATTTCTCTTTTAAAATCCCCGCTTTCGCCTTTAACCTATCAGTCGGAGCAATCGCTTCCTTTAGGGACTATTGTTGAAGTGACACTTTCCAAGCGAACAACACAAGGTGTGCTGATAGCCGAAGTTGAAAAACCTGAGTTTGATTGCGAGTCAATTTCCTTTACATGTAAAACTTTTTACCCTCCCAAAACAGTTGAATTGGCGCGTTTCATTGCCGAGTATTATGTCTGCTCACTGGGTGAGGCGCTAAGCCTTTTTGTACCGTATACGCACCATGCTTTACATGTAAACGAAACAACGACGATAGACATCACACTTTCCACCGAACAACAAAAAGCATATGACTTTATTGAAGCACATCCTACGTCACTTCTTTTTGGTGATACAGGCAGTGGTAAAACTGAAATCTATATGAAACTCTTTGAACAGACCATCCATGAGGGCAAACAAGCCATCTTTTTGCTTCCTGAGATTGGACTGACACCTCAGATGAAAAACCGCCTAAAACATCATTTTGGAACACATGTTGCCATTTGGCACTCCAAGATTAGTGCAAAGAAAAAAGAGCAGATACTCAGCGACATACATGAGGGCAAAATTTCCATCATCGCGGGAACACGTTCAGCGCTTTTCTTACCGTTGGAACACTTAGGCTTAATTGTCGTGGATGAAGAGCATGATGAGAGCTACAAGTCTGGTAATCGTCCTCGCTATAACGCCAAAGATTTGGCACTTCTTTTTGGGCAAAAACTGGGGTGTAAAGTGCTTTTAGGCTCGGCAACGCCTACGTTGGGGAGTTTTCATAAAATTCCAACCTTTAGGCTTAAGGGCACATTTTTTGAGTCGCAAAGCTACATCATGTACGATGATGGCGAACATGGACTCAGTTTTAAGATGACACAGGCAATTCAAAAAGCGCTTGATGCACACAAACAAGTCATCGTCTTTTTACCGACACGGGCGAACTTTAAGTACATTACATGTAAAAACTGTGGCGCGAATGTCGAGTGCCCATTTTGCAGTGTTGGCATGAGCCTTCACCACAACATGAATGCACTGAAATGTCACTACTGTAACTACACCGAAGTCATTCCTAAAGTCTGTCCTAAATGTGGATGTGAAGACATTGTCGCAACGCGTATGGGAACGGCGGAAGTGAGCCAAAAGCTTACGGAGCATTATCACGAGCATGTCGTGCAACAGTTTGACCGCGATGAAGTGCGAACGGAGAAAAAACTCTCTGAGATTTTGAGCGATTTTAATGAGCATAAGATCGACATTATGGTGGGAACTCAGATGCTCAGTAAAGGGCATGATTATCACGGTGTGGGGCTTGCTGTCATCCTTGGTGTGGATGCACTGTTGGGTATGAATGATTTTAGATCACGTGAAAAGACGTTGGCATTGGTATTGCAAATCGCAGGTCGAGCAGGGCGTAAAGGGTATGGAGAAGTGCTGATACAAAGTAAAAATAGCGACTTTTTCAAGCAGTATTTGGGTGATTTTGAGCAATTTTTGAAGGATGAATTGGTGTTTCGAAAAGGACTTTACCCACCCTTTAAAAAGATGCTGAGGCTCATGAGTTCTCATGTCAAAGATGAAAAAGCCAAAGCATTAATCGACAAAGTAGCGCTTATCGCACAAAGTTTTCCTCAGGTCGAAGTGGTCGGGTTTGGTAAAGCCAACATCGCTAAAATCGCCAACAAATACCGCTATGAACTTTTAGCACGCAGTGACTCCAGTAAAGCGTTACTCGAACTTGCCCATGCGGTTAAACTCTTACATGTAGAAGCTGATATGGATCCGTTATCCTTTTCTTAA
- a CDS encoding type II secretion system protein, producing MKQAFTMIELIFVVVILGILSAIAIPKFAGVREDAVVSKGKAEVASIQGGIALLKSQRLLEGNTTLPPKLDAAVADTPGAPLFNGGTYGNVLSSPIYAKETSKDNGWTKTDDTTYKYYISGTPIPFTYSTTAGTFDCNASSATTGTNCKYLTR from the coding sequence ATGAAACAAGCTTTTACAATGATCGAACTTATTTTTGTGGTTGTTATTTTAGGTATTCTCTCCGCTATTGCTATTCCAAAATTTGCTGGTGTACGTGAAGATGCTGTCGTCTCCAAAGGCAAAGCAGAAGTTGCTTCTATTCAAGGAGGAATTGCGCTTTTGAAATCTCAACGATTGTTAGAAGGCAATACAACATTGCCTCCAAAACTTGATGCTGCAGTTGCCGATACTCCTGGTGCGCCATTGTTCAATGGTGGAACGTATGGTAATGTCCTCTCTTCTCCCATTTATGCTAAAGAAACTAGTAAAGATAACGGTTGGACAAAAACGGATGATACAACCTATAAATATTATATTAGCGGTACACCTATTCCCTTTACATACAGTACAACAGCAGGTACATTTGATTGTAATGCTAGTAGTGCTACAACGGGTACAAATTGTAAATATTTAACGCGATAG
- a CDS encoding type IV pilin protein: MKKGFTMIELIFVIVILGILAAVAIPRLTSTATDAKIAAAEAFIGTLNRSVAPAMWSRSMRDSNGSISGASGAANHFILSDYTDIPKGVTITLTNCTSTTASSPSSGGSFDTTALPQTETIYCLDGNSTSAPRFGFWATGLTDLNASVQTNKTH, from the coding sequence ATGAAAAAAGGTTTCACGATGATCGAACTTATCTTCGTCATTGTTATTTTAGGTATCTTGGCAGCCGTGGCTATCCCAAGATTGACATCAACTGCAACAGATGCAAAAATTGCTGCTGCTGAAGCATTTATTGGTACGCTTAATCGTTCGGTTGCCCCAGCAATGTGGTCACGTTCTATGAGAGACAGTAATGGTTCTATTAGTGGTGCAAGTGGTGCAGCAAATCATTTTATTTTATCAGACTATACAGATATTCCTAAAGGGGTTACGATAACTTTGACAAACTGTACATCTACTACTGCTAGTTCACCATCATCTGGTGGTTCATTTGATACGACAGCATTGCCACAAACAGAAACAATTTATTGTCTTGACGGTAATAGCACTTCTGCACCTCGTTTTGGTTTTTGGGCAACAGGTCTGACTGATTTGAATGCTTCTGTTCAAACGAATAAAACTCACTAA
- a CDS encoding ABC transporter: MFEEERNISTLSQKITELLEKYKDLLAQNEALRQEVVKAKALAEAKNVQIAKLEQDLIHKDVNSDDLLSKIEAVLGK, from the coding sequence ATGTTTGAAGAAGAGAGAAACATTAGCACATTAAGCCAAAAGATAACGGAACTTTTGGAAAAATACAAAGATCTTCTGGCGCAAAATGAAGCCCTACGTCAAGAAGTGGTCAAAGCCAAAGCGTTGGCAGAAGCTAAAAATGTTCAGATTGCAAAATTGGAGCAAGACTTGATTCATAAAGATGTCAATTCTGATGATTTGCTCAGCAAAATCGAAGCTGTGCTTGGAAAATGA
- the uvrB gene encoding excinuclease ABC subunit UvrB — MSEFYLESPYQPSGDQPQAIDKLVSSIQKGSRYQTLIGVTGSGKTYTMAQIIQKLKMPTLIMTHNKTLAAQLYSEFKGFFPKNHVEYFISYYDYYQPEAYIPRSDLFIEKDSSINEELERLRLSATASLLSFDDVICVASVSANYGLGDPSEYKEMVQVIEKGESINQKKLLLRLVDMGYKRNDTFFDRGCFRVSGDVIDIYPAYSEEEAIRVEFFGDEVESINYFEVFLNKKLQNLNKVVIYAANQFIVGHERLQKAIKSIEQELDERLEYFKNEDKLVEYQRLKQRVEFDLEMLQSTGACKGVENYARYLTGIAPGATPYSLFDYFEAMNKEYLVIVDESHVSLPQFRGMFAGDRSRKEVLVEYGFRLPSALDNRPLMFDEFIHKAPRYLFVSATPKELELELSGDNTAEQIIRPTGLLDPEVEILSSKNQVETLFDKIKEVTAKDEKVLVTVLTKKMAEELTRYYADLGIKIKYMHSDIDAIERNQIIRSLRVGEFDVLVGINLLREGLDLPEVSLVAILDADKEGFLRSETSLIQTMGRAARNLNGRVIMFAEKITDSMQKAIETTLRRRAIQEAYNKEHGITPTSTTRKMDENLKLEEHADIYNMFDKKEKIPPSEKKKIIAELTKSMHEAAKILEFEKAAKLRDQIEKLKKM; from the coding sequence ATGAGCGAATTTTATTTAGAAAGTCCCTATCAGCCATCAGGCGATCAACCGCAAGCCATCGATAAACTCGTCTCTTCCATCCAAAAAGGAAGTCGTTACCAAACATTGATTGGTGTGACGGGCAGTGGTAAAACCTATACAATGGCACAGATCATTCAAAAACTGAAGATGCCAACGCTCATCATGACGCACAACAAAACCCTTGCCGCGCAACTTTACAGCGAATTTAAGGGCTTTTTTCCTAAAAATCATGTGGAGTATTTTATCAGCTATTACGACTACTATCAACCTGAGGCGTATATTCCAAGAAGTGATCTTTTCATCGAAAAAGACAGCTCCATCAACGAAGAGTTAGAGCGTTTGCGTCTCAGTGCGACAGCATCACTGCTTAGTTTTGATGATGTCATCTGTGTCGCTTCCGTCTCGGCAAATTATGGTTTGGGCGATCCAAGTGAGTATAAAGAGATGGTGCAAGTCATCGAAAAAGGCGAAAGTATCAACCAAAAAAAGCTTCTTTTGCGCCTTGTCGACATGGGTTATAAACGCAATGACACCTTTTTTGATCGCGGTTGTTTTAGGGTCAGTGGCGATGTCATCGACATTTACCCAGCCTACAGTGAAGAAGAGGCGATTCGTGTGGAGTTTTTTGGTGACGAAGTGGAGAGCATCAACTATTTTGAAGTGTTTCTCAACAAAAAACTGCAAAACCTAAACAAAGTCGTCATCTATGCCGCCAATCAGTTTATCGTCGGGCACGAGAGGCTTCAAAAAGCGATCAAATCCATCGAGCAAGAGTTAGATGAACGCCTCGAATACTTCAAAAATGAGGATAAATTGGTCGAGTACCAACGCCTTAAACAACGTGTTGAGTTTGACCTAGAGATGCTTCAAAGCACCGGAGCATGTAAAGGCGTTGAAAACTATGCACGCTACCTCACTGGCATTGCGCCAGGTGCAACGCCCTACTCACTCTTTGACTACTTTGAAGCGATGAATAAAGAGTATCTGGTCATCGTCGATGAATCCCATGTCAGTCTTCCGCAATTTCGCGGTATGTTTGCGGGAGATCGCAGTCGTAAAGAGGTGCTTGTCGAGTATGGATTTAGACTTCCAAGCGCACTAGATAACCGTCCTTTGATGTTTGATGAGTTTATCCATAAAGCACCACGTTACCTTTTTGTCAGTGCCACACCCAAAGAGTTAGAGTTGGAACTTAGTGGTGATAACACCGCCGAGCAAATCATCCGCCCGACGGGGCTTCTTGATCCTGAGGTCGAAATTTTAAGCAGTAAAAACCAAGTGGAGACTCTTTTTGACAAGATCAAAGAGGTGACGGCTAAAGATGAAAAAGTGCTTGTAACGGTATTGACGAAGAAAATGGCAGAAGAGCTAACGCGCTACTACGCCGATCTGGGCATTAAGATCAAATACATGCACTCCGACATCGACGCGATTGAGCGCAACCAAATCATTCGCTCTTTACGTGTGGGCGAGTTTGACGTGCTTGTGGGTATTAACCTCCTTCGTGAGGGACTTGACTTGCCTGAAGTCTCCCTTGTTGCTATCTTAGATGCCGATAAAGAGGGCTTTTTGCGTTCCGAAACGAGTCTCATTCAAACCATGGGACGTGCTGCTAGAAATCTCAACGGCAGAGTCATCATGTTTGCAGAGAAAATCACGGATTCGATGCAAAAAGCGATTGAGACGACGCTCAGACGCCGTGCCATTCAAGAGGCTTACAATAAAGAACACGGCATCACACCAACCAGTACCACGCGCAAAATGGATGAGAATTTAAAACTTGAAGAACATGCTGACATCTACAATATGTTTGATAAAAAAGAGAAGATTCCACCGAGCGAAAAGAAGAAAATTATTGCGGAATTGACAAAGTCCATGCATGAAGCTGCGAAGATTTTGGAGTTTGAAAAAGCAGCGAAATTACGCGATCAAATTGAAAAATTGAAAAAGATGTAA
- a CDS encoding putative metalloprotease CJM1_0395 family protein, with protein sequence MQVDSALNASYIRVANTPTSSSTTTTSSSSQKKDEKTTDLTASQRALIAELQAIDTSVRAHESAHIAAGGGVIRSAAVFTYEQAPDKRLYAIGGEVGIDTSEAPTPDETVTKMQTVRAAALAPSDPSATDYQVAATASMLQMMARLEVARLKQAALIAKPNESYQRSNNENSTSLFSNYA encoded by the coding sequence ATGCAAGTAGATAGCGCTCTAAACGCCTCTTACATACGCGTTGCTAACACACCCACTTCATCTTCCACTACGACGACATCCTCATCATCCCAAAAAAAAGACGAAAAGACTACTGATCTTACGGCTTCACAACGTGCATTAATTGCTGAGCTGCAAGCGATTGATACTTCTGTACGAGCCCATGAGAGTGCTCATATTGCCGCTGGTGGTGGTGTTATTCGGAGTGCCGCTGTTTTTACTTACGAGCAAGCACCAGACAAAAGGCTTTATGCCATAGGGGGAGAAGTTGGCATCGACACTTCAGAAGCTCCTACGCCTGATGAAACGGTCACCAAAATGCAAACAGTGCGAGCGGCTGCGCTTGCTCCCAGTGACCCAAGTGCGACTGATTACCAAGTAGCGGCAACGGCTTCAATGCTCCAAATGATGGCAAGACTTGAAGTTGCACGGCTTAAACAAGCGGCACTGATAGCCAAACCCAATGAGAGCTACCAGCGCTCAAATAACGAAAATTCTACCTCTCTTTTCTCAAATTACGCCTAA
- a CDS encoding RNA degradosome polyphosphate kinase: protein MLDLNDSSLYLNRELSWLKFNTRVLTQSLKKELPLFERLKFLAIYATNLDEFYMIRVAGLKQLFSAGVIETGADQKTPLDQLREIRTYLSSEKEIIQSSYEEIVKDLEKENLFITDYDNLTPSLAKLSDDYFFSNVLPVIVPIAVNATHPFPHLNNLSFSLAVKLQDSEIEEEGNYKYGMIRIPRVLPRFFQAGDNTYVPIETIVKKHAEEIFPGYKLVASAAFRVTRNADMVIEEEEADDFMMIMEQGLKLRRKGAFVRLNIQDGTDPDLLNFLNSHMQIFFKDIYAYKIPLNLGALWQIVGNKDFSHLALPPYNPKTLPPFDSNESVFKVIDKGDVLLFHPYESFDPVLRLIREASKDPKVVSIRMTLYRVEKNSQIVQALIDAANEGKQVTAVVELKARFDEENNLHWAKALEQAGAHVVYGITGFKVHAKIAQVIRQEEDGKLKFYMHFSTGNYNGATAKVYTDTSFFTCKEDFAKDGTMFFHILSGFSKHKKLDTLSMSPTQIKPKIINLIHNEAKYGAEGRIIAKMNSLVDSDVIQALYYASMQGVQIDIIARGICCLRPNVQGISENIRVKSIIGKYLEHARIFYFKHGDPTTTFISSADWMPRNLERRLELMTPIFDKTLQQKLFEILQLQLNDNVLSWNLENNGDYTEVEPTEERAINNHTVLEDYMNKIYKAQKKDTSSHKAEKLARRLFKES, encoded by the coding sequence GTGCTTGATTTAAATGACTCTAGCCTGTATCTTAACCGTGAGCTTTCATGGCTCAAATTTAACACCAGAGTCCTCACCCAATCCTTAAAAAAAGAGTTGCCTCTTTTTGAACGACTCAAATTTTTAGCCATTTATGCCACCAACCTTGATGAATTCTATATGATCCGCGTTGCAGGGCTTAAACAACTCTTTAGTGCCGGCGTCATTGAAACGGGTGCTGACCAAAAAACACCTTTGGATCAACTCAGAGAAATCAGAACGTACCTTTCGAGTGAAAAAGAGATTATTCAAAGCAGTTATGAAGAGATCGTCAAAGACCTTGAAAAAGAGAATCTTTTTATTACCGATTATGACAATTTGACGCCTTCATTGGCAAAGTTATCGGATGACTATTTCTTTTCAAATGTCTTACCTGTCATTGTCCCGATTGCAGTGAATGCCACACATCCTTTTCCGCACCTCAACAACCTGAGTTTCTCTCTTGCTGTAAAACTTCAAGACAGTGAGATCGAAGAAGAAGGCAATTACAAATACGGCATGATCCGAATTCCTCGTGTACTTCCACGCTTTTTCCAAGCAGGGGACAATACCTATGTGCCGATTGAAACAATTGTTAAAAAACATGCTGAAGAGATTTTTCCTGGCTATAAACTCGTCGCATCTGCCGCGTTTAGAGTGACCCGAAATGCGGATATGGTCATCGAAGAAGAGGAAGCGGATGATTTTATGATGATTATGGAGCAAGGGTTAAAACTGCGCCGTAAAGGAGCATTTGTACGCCTTAACATTCAAGATGGCACCGACCCTGATTTGCTCAATTTTCTCAATTCACATATGCAGATTTTCTTTAAAGATATCTATGCCTATAAAATTCCACTTAATCTTGGAGCATTATGGCAAATTGTGGGCAATAAAGACTTTTCACATCTTGCATTGCCTCCGTACAATCCAAAAACATTGCCGCCATTTGATAGCAATGAGTCTGTCTTTAAAGTGATCGATAAAGGCGATGTTTTACTATTTCATCCGTATGAGAGTTTTGATCCTGTTCTACGACTCATTCGTGAAGCATCTAAAGACCCAAAAGTGGTCTCTATTCGTATGACACTCTACCGTGTGGAAAAAAATTCTCAAATCGTCCAAGCTCTGATTGACGCTGCCAATGAAGGCAAACAAGTTACCGCCGTTGTGGAACTAAAAGCGCGTTTTGACGAAGAAAACAATCTCCATTGGGCAAAAGCGTTGGAACAAGCAGGTGCCCACGTGGTTTACGGCATCACCGGTTTTAAAGTTCACGCGAAAATCGCTCAAGTCATTCGCCAAGAAGAAGATGGCAAACTAAAGTTTTACATGCATTTTAGCACGGGTAACTACAATGGCGCTACGGCGAAGGTTTACACCGACACCAGCTTCTTTACATGTAAAGAAGATTTTGCCAAAGACGGTACGATGTTTTTCCATATTTTATCGGGCTTTTCCAAACATAAAAAACTTGACACGCTTTCCATGTCACCGACACAAATCAAGCCTAAAATCATTAACCTCATTCACAATGAAGCCAAATATGGTGCTGAGGGGCGCATTATTGCTAAAATGAACTCGTTGGTGGACTCTGATGTGATTCAAGCCCTTTACTACGCTTCTATGCAAGGGGTTCAGATCGACATTATTGCTCGCGGTATTTGTTGTTTACGTCCGAATGTGCAAGGAATCAGTGAAAATATTCGCGTCAAATCTATTATTGGAAAATACCTAGAGCACGCTCGTATTTTCTACTTCAAACATGGTGATCCAACCACAACCTTTATCTCTAGTGCTGATTGGATGCCAAGGAACCTTGAGCGACGTTTGGAGCTTATGACGCCAATTTTTGATAAAACATTGCAACAAAAACTGTTTGAAATTTTACAACTCCAACTCAATGACAATGTGCTCAGTTGGAATTTAGAAAACAATGGTGATTACACGGAAGTTGAGCCAACCGAAGAACGTGCGATTAACAACCACACCGTGCTGGAAGACTATATGAATAAAATCTATAAGGCACAAAAGAAAGATACTAGCTCCCATAAAGCTGAAAAATTGGCACGTCGCTTGTTTAAAGAGAGCTAA
- a CDS encoding gamma carbonic anhydrase family protein, whose product MIMEFQGVSPRIASDVFVAPSADIIGDVTIAEESSVWFGCVIRGDVNSIKIGKRTSIQDLSMIHVTHFKKADRSDGFATTIGNDVTIAHRVMLHGCTIEDACLIGMSATILDGAVIGTESIVGANSLVTKNKIFPPRSLIMGNPAKVVRALSDEEVSSLYASSANYVRFKAMYQ is encoded by the coding sequence ATGATTATGGAGTTTCAAGGCGTATCACCTCGCATCGCTTCAGATGTGTTTGTGGCACCCAGTGCGGATATTATCGGCGATGTAACTATCGCCGAGGAAAGTTCCGTTTGGTTTGGCTGCGTCATTAGAGGCGATGTAAACTCCATTAAAATTGGCAAACGAACGTCGATTCAAGACCTTAGCATGATTCATGTCACGCACTTTAAAAAAGCCGATCGCAGTGATGGATTTGCAACAACGATTGGCAATGATGTAACCATAGCGCATCGCGTGATGCTCCATGGTTGTACTATAGAAGATGCCTGCTTAATAGGCATGAGTGCGACGATCTTAGATGGTGCGGTCATCGGTACAGAGTCCATCGTCGGGGCTAATTCACTGGTGACTAAAAATAAAATCTTTCCACCGCGTTCACTCATTATGGGCAATCCTGCCAAAGTTGTACGAGCACTTAGCGATGAAGAGGTTTCCTCTCTTTACGCATCGTCCGCTAACTACGTGCGGTTTAAAGCGATGTATCAGTAG
- a CDS encoding 3'-5' exonuclease: MRAVDSYIFKMTQKPIFHKEFFAKMHTFKELEPVDVEDISMLKLLGLPITKYNNYAFTLETITTPIGQGKFCIVDIEANGSKPALHQIIEIGAVMIENGKEVAEFSSLAKADILPDSIEQLTGITLAELQRAPSLTSVLEAFRLFIKDAVFVAHNVNFDYYFISYAMEQAGFGPLLNRRLDTIDLARKCIEAPKYGLGALTDYLGIGFENHHRALYDARATAQVFFKALENLPEEVQTVEQLIAFTNPQNQKKKKKEKPSKPTDTSL; the protein is encoded by the coding sequence GTGAGAGCAGTAGATAGTTATATTTTTAAGATGACGCAAAAGCCTATTTTTCATAAAGAATTTTTTGCCAAAATGCATACGTTTAAAGAGTTGGAACCTGTGGATGTTGAAGATATATCAATGCTCAAACTTTTAGGGCTTCCTATCACTAAATACAATAATTACGCTTTTACCCTAGAAACGATTACTACACCCATCGGTCAGGGAAAATTTTGCATTGTCGATATTGAAGCCAATGGCAGTAAACCCGCTTTACACCAGATTATTGAAATCGGTGCGGTGATGATTGAAAATGGCAAAGAAGTTGCTGAGTTTTCATCCTTGGCTAAGGCAGATATTTTACCTGATAGCATTGAGCAACTCACAGGCATTACCCTTGCGGAACTTCAAAGAGCACCCTCACTTACGTCTGTTTTAGAAGCATTTCGTCTGTTTATCAAAGATGCCGTTTTTGTTGCGCATAATGTTAATTTTGACTACTATTTTATCTCTTACGCTATGGAACAAGCAGGGTTTGGTCCGCTTTTGAATCGCAGACTTGATACCATTGATTTAGCGCGAAAATGTATCGAAGCACCTAAGTATGGTCTAGGGGCGCTTACGGACTATTTGGGGATAGGCTTTGAAAATCACCATAGAGCATTATACGATGCACGCGCTACGGCGCAAGTGTTCTTTAAAGCGTTGGAAAATTTACCTGAAGAGGTGCAAACCGTAGAGCAGTTAATCGCTTTTACGAATCCTCAAAACCAAAAGAAGAAGAAAAAAGAGAAGCCTTCAAAGCCTACTGATACATCGCTTTAA
- a CDS encoding phosphoribosylanthranilate isomerase, which yields MWVKICGITNLEDALCAIEAGADALGFVFYPKSPRYITPQNAKEIAEKLPLHVKKIGLFVDVTPDEVSLTCKEAQMDMAQIQFEVDETFFNALKVPYVRVVRTREPRDVEQYQGLIRLVDAYVEGYGGAGKRIDLSWFENSDRDNIILAGGLTPENIDQIKPFGFYGVDVSSGVEKAKGLKDHDKVRAFIKKAKCESSR from the coding sequence ATGTGGGTTAAAATCTGCGGTATTACGAACCTTGAAGACGCACTATGTGCGATTGAAGCAGGGGCGGACGCACTTGGTTTTGTTTTTTATCCAAAATCTCCTCGTTATATTACACCTCAAAATGCGAAAGAAATTGCAGAAAAATTGCCTTTACATGTAAAGAAGATCGGGCTTTTTGTAGATGTGACACCTGATGAAGTGAGTCTTACATGTAAAGAGGCGCAGATGGATATGGCGCAGATTCAGTTTGAAGTAGATGAGACATTTTTTAACGCGTTAAAAGTGCCTTATGTTCGTGTTGTGCGTACGCGCGAACCTCGTGATGTCGAACAGTATCAAGGATTAATCAGGCTTGTTGATGCCTATGTTGAAGGCTACGGCGGAGCAGGGAAGAGGATTGATCTTTCATGGTTTGAAAACAGTGATAGAGACAACATCATCCTAGCAGGCGGATTGACTCCTGAAAATATTGATCAAATTAAACCTTTTGGCTTTTACGGTGTCGATGTCAGCAGTGGCGTAGAAAAAGCAAAAGGCCTTAAAGATCACGATAAAGTACGAGCATTTATAAAGAAGGCAAAGTGTGAGAGCAGTAGATAG